From the genome of Sphingobacterium kitahiroshimense, one region includes:
- a CDS encoding Na+/H+ antiporter subunit B encodes MKSTILQTASKYLLPILLLFSFFLLLRGHYYPGGGFVGGLVASIAFVLHSFAHGTEETMKILRYKPLSLLPIGLGISAFSMFMPALFGLPVMTGLWLEHPIPVIGMIGTALLFDLGIYLVVIGVVLTILFTISLSSD; translated from the coding sequence ATGAAAAGTACTATTTTACAAACAGCTTCAAAATATTTGTTGCCTATACTTCTTTTATTTTCCTTTTTTCTATTATTAAGAGGACATTACTACCCAGGCGGTGGTTTTGTCGGAGGTTTGGTTGCATCCATTGCTTTTGTCTTACACAGTTTCGCTCATGGTACTGAAGAAACAATGAAGATATTGCGTTATAAACCCCTATCCTTACTTCCTATCGGATTAGGAATATCTGCATTCAGTATGTTTATGCCAGCACTTTTCGGACTGCCTGTAATGACTGGATTATGGCTGGAACATCCGATCCCAGTTATTGGTATGATTGGTACAGCACTACTCTTCGATCTTGGTATTTACCTCGTGGTCATCGGAGTTGTTTTAACCATTTTATTCACCATTTCACTCAGTTCAGATTAA
- a CDS encoding proton-conducting transporter membrane subunit, giving the protein MIDNQIIATVLVHLFTAIIQLGFWRKTGPQRILSIGGSFISLIFAIKLFAKVFNGDILIMHAANWEAPFGIVFVADLLSSTLVLLTAIATLAVSIFSATGIGRQRILYGYFPIFHFLVMGLNGAFLTGDIFNLYVFFEVIIISSFVLMTLGGRKAQLEGAVKYMAMNILASTFFLTGIGILYGISGSLNMADLALIVPKIENRAIVDITATFFLIGFGIKSAIFPLYFWLPSSYHTPPSAVAAIFGGLLTKVGIYALFRVFTLIFIPNEFIRNLLVILAILTILTGAFGVLIKTNIRRLFSYLIVCHIGFMIGGLGIYSKLAILGAVFYLIHDIMVKTNIFLIAGLIRQMRGSMDMKKLGGLYAEYPKISLLIAIVLFSLAGIPPLSGFWPKIYLLQGAFQTGHYFYAGALILGSFMTLFVLAKFWSEVFWKKPQDPDAIEDKFKDLIGIRKVALILPICILAASSLYIGLNAESIIQVADRISSEMLNTKPYIQAVLGK; this is encoded by the coding sequence ATGATTGATAATCAAATTATAGCAACAGTACTTGTACATTTATTTACTGCAATCATACAGTTAGGTTTTTGGAGAAAAACAGGTCCACAACGTATCCTCAGCATTGGCGGCAGTTTCATAAGTTTAATTTTTGCCATCAAATTATTTGCTAAAGTATTTAATGGAGACATACTCATTATGCATGCGGCCAATTGGGAGGCTCCTTTCGGAATTGTATTTGTAGCAGATTTACTAAGCTCCACCTTAGTTCTGCTCACAGCGATAGCGACTTTAGCAGTATCTATTTTCTCTGCAACAGGTATCGGCCGGCAACGTATACTCTACGGTTACTTCCCTATCTTCCACTTTTTAGTGATGGGATTAAATGGTGCATTTTTAACCGGAGATATTTTCAATCTTTACGTGTTTTTTGAAGTTATTATTATTTCATCCTTTGTATTAATGACCCTGGGAGGTCGGAAAGCACAATTAGAGGGCGCTGTAAAGTATATGGCGATGAATATACTCGCTTCTACTTTCTTCTTAACTGGAATCGGTATTCTTTATGGTATATCGGGGTCTTTAAATATGGCCGATCTAGCACTCATCGTTCCCAAGATTGAAAACCGTGCAATAGTTGATATTACTGCTACTTTCTTTTTAATTGGATTTGGCATCAAGTCTGCGATTTTCCCTCTTTACTTCTGGTTGCCATCATCCTATCACACACCTCCTTCTGCTGTAGCAGCTATATTTGGTGGGCTACTCACTAAGGTAGGTATATATGCCTTATTCCGGGTCTTTACCTTAATTTTCATTCCTAATGAATTTATTCGGAATCTGTTGGTCATATTGGCAATTTTGACCATTTTAACAGGAGCATTCGGTGTATTGATCAAGACCAATATAAGACGGCTATTTTCTTACCTCATCGTATGCCATATCGGATTTATGATAGGGGGATTAGGTATTTATAGCAAGTTGGCAATTCTCGGTGCCGTATTTTATTTAATTCATGATATCATGGTTAAAACGAACATCTTCTTAATCGCCGGATTGATCCGTCAAATGAGAGGATCTATGGATATGAAAAAACTGGGTGGATTGTATGCTGAATATCCAAAAATTTCATTGCTGATTGCCATAGTACTGTTTTCACTGGCTGGTATACCACCATTATCCGGATTTTGGCCAAAAATATATTTATTGCAGGGTGCCTTTCAAACAGGACATTACTTTTATGCAGGAGCACTTATACTAGGTAGCTTCATGACTTTATTTGTACTCGCAAAATTTTGGTCGGAAGTATTTTGGAAAAAACCACAAGACCCCGATGCAATTGAGGACAAATTTAAAGACCTGATAGGTATTCGAAAGGTCGCATTGATTTTACCGATCTGTATACTTGCAGCTAGTTCTTTATATATCGGACTCAATGCAGAAAGTATCATTCAGGTAGCGGACCGCATATCATCAGAAATGTTAAACACCAAACCTTATATTCAAGCAGTATTAGGCAAATAA
- a CDS encoding cation:proton antiporter codes for MSLTEYLDYVILPILILSTVITFIRLFKGPDVADRVIALDLIITTGIGIITVYSITTSQEIFLDVAMILALIAFLGTIAFAYYLEKQDYND; via the coding sequence ATGAGCTTAACTGAATATTTAGATTATGTGATTCTGCCCATATTAATTTTGTCAACAGTAATTACATTTATACGTCTTTTCAAAGGACCGGATGTGGCCGATAGGGTTATTGCTCTAGATCTAATCATTACCACAGGTATTGGGATTATTACTGTCTATAGTATCACGACATCTCAAGAAATTTTTCTTGACGTGGCCATGATACTTGCCCTAATTGCCTTTTTAGGAACAATTGCCTTTGCCTATTATTTAGAAAAACAAGACTATAATGACTGA
- the mnhG gene encoding monovalent cation/H(+) antiporter subunit G, with amino-acid sequence MTDIIIAVLSTIGALAILFASIGILRMPDFYLRLSVTVKAATLGVGLLLLCAAIVFPDVSVTTKTIAIAFFLVLTAPVAAHMIGRVAYITGIKLWKGTITDELEGMYDEETHELKSNSDDSSSTDDSTKK; translated from the coding sequence ATGACTGATATTATTATTGCAGTGCTGAGTACCATCGGCGCCTTAGCGATTCTCTTCGCTTCCATTGGCATCCTTAGAATGCCTGACTTTTATTTACGCCTTTCTGTTACGGTTAAAGCTGCAACTCTAGGTGTTGGTTTGCTTTTGCTTTGTGCCGCAATTGTCTTTCCTGACGTCTCCGTCACAACAAAAACAATCGCAATCGCGTTCTTTCTAGTACTAACAGCTCCGGTTGCGGCGCATATGATTGGAAGGGTTGCCTATATAACGGGCATTAAATTGTGGAAAGGGACAATCACAGATGAATTAGAGGGTATGTATGATGAAGAGACACATGAATTAAAAAGTAATTCTGACGACTCTTCATCAACAGATGATAGCACTAAAAAATAA
- a CDS encoding peptidylprolyl isomerase, producing MKKNLYTLLLLVFVTAQTVFAQKQVIDRVVATVGSGIILQSDVDMQYAQYLSGGNKPNADFKCEMLQQLLTQKLLSQQAVIDSIEVGETEVDDNLNSRLRYMSQQAGGQERLEKFLNRSLLQYKEDMRPSIYEQLKANKMRQNIVQKVDVTPIEVKRYFEGLNTDSLPYFNTEVEIGEIVMFPKLTVEEKAEFKAKAEGLRKQVTDGSDFGTVARLYSEDGSAPYGGDLGFNTRDNWVKEFAAMAFKLKAGDVSPVFETKYGFHFLQVLERRGEEVHVRHILIKFKPTAASIERTQAKMDSIYNLVTTGKLDFYHAATTNSDSEESKFNGGMVLNQEGESRSTLIPVDKLEASVFQAIDPLKPGEYSKPAQFTDRTGEIGLRFNYLKSRIAPHKANLDEDFVKIKEAARQDKVNRKLNTWFESKRENTYINIADDFKDCNELKVWISKK from the coding sequence ATGAAAAAAAACTTATATACGTTGCTATTATTGGTATTTGTGACAGCACAAACAGTATTTGCTCAAAAACAAGTAATCGATCGAGTAGTTGCGACAGTAGGATCTGGTATTATTTTACAATCAGATGTTGATATGCAGTATGCACAATATCTTTCAGGGGGTAATAAACCAAATGCAGATTTCAAATGTGAAATGCTACAACAGTTGTTAACACAGAAATTACTTTCTCAACAGGCGGTAATTGACTCCATCGAAGTGGGCGAAACTGAAGTTGATGATAACCTAAACAGCCGACTACGCTATATGTCTCAACAAGCAGGTGGTCAAGAAAGATTAGAAAAATTCTTAAACAGATCTCTGTTGCAATACAAAGAAGATATGCGTCCTAGTATATATGAGCAATTGAAAGCAAATAAAATGCGTCAGAATATTGTTCAAAAAGTGGACGTTACACCTATTGAGGTAAAACGCTATTTTGAAGGACTAAATACCGATAGTCTACCTTATTTTAATACAGAAGTAGAAATTGGTGAAATTGTTATGTTCCCTAAACTAACTGTTGAAGAGAAAGCTGAGTTTAAAGCAAAAGCAGAGGGACTTCGAAAACAGGTTACAGATGGTTCTGATTTTGGTACAGTTGCACGTTTATATTCTGAAGATGGATCTGCTCCTTACGGTGGTGATTTAGGTTTTAATACACGTGATAACTGGGTTAAGGAATTTGCTGCAATGGCTTTTAAATTAAAAGCGGGTGATGTTTCTCCTGTTTTTGAAACAAAGTATGGTTTCCACTTTTTACAAGTATTAGAAAGACGTGGAGAAGAAGTGCATGTTAGGCATATTTTGATTAAATTTAAACCAACAGCTGCTAGTATTGAGCGTACCCAAGCAAAGATGGATAGTATCTACAACTTAGTGACAACAGGGAAATTGGATTTTTATCATGCAGCAACAACTAACTCTGACAGTGAAGAATCTAAATTCAATGGAGGAATGGTCCTTAACCAAGAAGGGGAAAGCCGTTCAACATTAATACCTGTAGATAAATTAGAAGCTTCTGTATTTCAAGCTATAGATCCATTAAAACCTGGAGAATATTCTAAACCGGCACAATTTACAGATCGTACAGGTGAAATTGGTCTACGATTCAATTATCTAAAATCACGTATTGCTCCTCATAAAGCAAACTTAGATGAGGATTTTGTAAAAATCAAAGAAGCTGCACGTCAAGATAAAGTAAACCGCAAATTGAATACCTGGTTTGAATCTAAGAGAGAGAACACATATATCAATATTGCCGATGACTTTAAAGACTGTAATGAACTTAAAGTTTGGATCTCCAAAAAGTAA
- a CDS encoding RNA polymerase sigma factor: MNSNVHKQLFEEHYRSLCHFAWKLCGDATEAEDLAQDAFISYYNHEDHISTHQGAIKNYLYTSVRYAFLNSKRKERVVEKYWLNSPFNECSNDSLELDIIHSEVIAEVHKIMQSMPEGCRIVFKMGYFEGLSNQDISKELNISVNTVKTQKQRGLKTIMKKMNPELLPLALIFYNMFR; this comes from the coding sequence ATGAACAGTAACGTCCATAAACAATTATTTGAAGAACATTATAGAAGCCTATGTCATTTTGCATGGAAGCTATGTGGGGACGCTACAGAAGCTGAAGATCTGGCACAGGATGCATTCATTTCTTATTATAACCATGAAGATCATATTTCTACACATCAGGGTGCTATAAAGAATTACCTTTATACTTCTGTGAGGTATGCATTTTTAAATAGCAAGCGGAAAGAAAGGGTTGTTGAGAAGTATTGGTTAAATTCTCCATTTAATGAGTGCAGCAACGATTCTTTAGAATTAGATATTATTCATTCGGAAGTTATCGCAGAGGTTCATAAAATTATGCAAAGCATGCCTGAAGGCTGTCGTATCGTATTTAAAATGGGATACTTTGAAGGATTAAGTAATCAGGATATCTCTAAAGAGCTAAATATTAGTGTTAATACTGTGAAAACTCAAAAGCAACGTGGGTTAAAAACAATTATGAAGAAAATGAATCCTGAATTGTTGCCCCTAGCGTTGATTTTCTATAACATGTTTCGATAG
- the mbhE gene encoding hydrogen gas-evolving membrane-bound hydrogenase subunit E: MLFTVLIGLITSSLIVPFGKFVKTKWGIILAFIPLLLFLYYLQYLPLINWDKSYVQHIDWIPSLGINFDFRLDGLSLLFSLLITGIGTCIFFYAKSYLKDDPYVDRFFGYLCMFMSAMLGLVLSDNIFLLFTFWELTSISSFFLIGFNNEKIESRKSALTALSVTGLGGFFLLAGLVLIGNIANTYSISELVSKAQLIQEHQLFPYILGLIILGAMTKSAQFPFHFWLPGAMKAPTPVSAYLHSATMVKAGIYLLARFYPILGNNTAWTYSLMIIGGITMLYGAFHSLFRTDMKGVLAYSTISALGILVFLLGLGTQDAIIAASVFIVVHALYKATLFLITGIIDHATHTRDLSVLQGLRKVLLPVAIAGFLAAISSAGVPLTFGFIGKDLIYEATLHSEKHLAIYLTVAAVITNILLVSAGFMAGIKPFFGKLPENFEKIKLPAKSLWIPPFILALLGVVFGCFPTFIGDLIAQPTVNSIMSVKSDFQLKIWHGFNTILLLSAITIVLGTVIYFINKPSEHKLKWIEQLNFIAPITIFQKCYRTIYNFSTSYSHYFHNGYLRSYLLKIIIFAEVLLAYQLYLGGPLHINWELLSAVSVYEVVTILIVFGAVALTLSTSSRLTAVVSTSVIGYGICLLFVFYSAPDLAMTQFTIDTLTVVLFVLVLFKLPPFLNLANKRVLIRDAVVAIIFGIILALVAIRVLHVPTNIAISDFYGKNAYLLAKGRNVVNVLLVDFRGFDTMFEVVVLSIAALGVYSLLKLRLKSSEKE; this comes from the coding sequence ATGCTATTTACCGTTCTAATAGGACTAATAACATCGAGCCTTATTGTTCCATTTGGCAAATTCGTAAAAACTAAATGGGGAATTATTCTCGCATTCATACCGCTACTTTTATTTCTTTATTATCTCCAATATCTACCATTAATAAATTGGGATAAATCATATGTGCAGCATATTGATTGGATACCCTCACTAGGTATAAATTTTGATTTTAGACTAGATGGATTATCACTCCTATTTTCTTTATTAATCACCGGAATCGGAACCTGTATATTTTTTTATGCTAAATCATATTTAAAAGATGATCCGTATGTTGATCGCTTTTTCGGATACTTATGTATGTTCATGTCGGCCATGCTCGGCCTTGTACTGTCTGACAACATCTTTCTATTATTTACCTTCTGGGAACTGACCAGCATCAGCTCGTTTTTCTTGATTGGTTTTAATAATGAAAAAATAGAATCTAGAAAAAGTGCCCTGACAGCATTAAGCGTAACTGGACTAGGAGGCTTCTTTTTATTGGCAGGTCTTGTTCTAATCGGTAATATTGCCAATACCTATTCCATCTCCGAGCTCGTAAGTAAGGCTCAACTAATTCAGGAACATCAGCTATTTCCTTATATATTAGGTCTTATCATCTTAGGTGCTATGACCAAATCTGCACAATTTCCATTTCATTTTTGGTTACCTGGTGCTATGAAAGCGCCTACCCCAGTATCTGCTTACCTGCACTCAGCAACTATGGTAAAAGCTGGTATCTACCTACTTGCACGTTTTTATCCCATTTTAGGCAATAATACAGCGTGGACGTATAGCCTCATGATTATTGGTGGAATCACAATGCTATATGGAGCTTTTCATTCTCTTTTTAGAACTGATATGAAGGGCGTACTCGCTTATTCAACCATATCGGCATTAGGTATTTTAGTTTTTTTGTTAGGTCTTGGCACCCAAGATGCCATCATCGCTGCCTCTGTTTTTATTGTTGTGCATGCACTATATAAAGCAACATTATTTTTAATTACAGGTATTATTGATCACGCCACCCACACTCGGGACCTATCTGTACTGCAAGGATTGAGAAAGGTTTTATTACCTGTTGCAATTGCTGGTTTTTTAGCCGCTATATCCAGTGCCGGAGTACCTTTAACATTTGGATTTATTGGAAAAGATTTAATATATGAAGCGACATTACATAGTGAAAAACATTTAGCTATTTACCTGACTGTTGCAGCAGTAATAACAAATATTCTATTGGTATCTGCGGGTTTCATGGCTGGTATCAAACCATTTTTTGGGAAACTTCCTGAAAATTTTGAGAAAATAAAACTTCCTGCAAAATCGCTTTGGATACCTCCGTTTATACTTGCACTCTTAGGAGTCGTTTTTGGTTGTTTCCCAACTTTTATTGGCGATCTGATCGCACAACCCACCGTAAATAGTATCATGTCCGTTAAAAGTGATTTTCAACTTAAAATATGGCATGGATTTAATACTATTTTGCTATTAAGTGCCATAACTATAGTACTGGGCACAGTTATCTATTTTATCAATAAGCCAAGTGAACATAAATTAAAATGGATTGAACAATTAAATTTCATAGCGCCGATTACCATTTTTCAAAAATGTTATCGGACCATTTACAATTTCTCGACAAGTTATTCGCATTATTTCCATAACGGATATCTTCGCTCTTACCTATTGAAGATCATCATATTTGCAGAGGTTCTTTTAGCTTATCAACTTTACCTTGGTGGCCCACTACATATCAACTGGGAACTACTATCAGCAGTAAGCGTATACGAAGTGGTTACTATTCTGATCGTATTTGGAGCTGTCGCTCTCACCTTGAGCACTTCTTCAAGGCTAACCGCTGTAGTTTCAACTAGTGTCATTGGATACGGTATCTGTTTACTTTTCGTATTCTACAGTGCTCCGGATTTGGCTATGACACAATTTACAATAGACACGCTAACAGTAGTTCTATTTGTTCTTGTTCTCTTTAAATTACCTCCATTTCTAAATCTTGCCAATAAAAGAGTACTGATAAGGGATGCGGTGGTTGCCATCATATTTGGGATAATCTTAGCTTTGGTGGCCATTCGCGTACTACATGTTCCTACGAATATTGCGATAAGTGACTTCTATGGTAAAAATGCATATCTATTAGCGAAAGGTAGAAATGTCGTAAATGTACTGCTTGTTGACTTCAGGGGGTTTGATACCATGTTTGAAGTTGTTGTATTATCGATCGCTGCATTAGGTGTGTACAGCTTATTAAAATTACGTTTAAAATCATCGGAGAAAGAATAA
- a CDS encoding FecR family protein, with amino-acid sequence MKSKPFIIAEIIKKSLVGELSIEEKTVLENWINLTDENKKLYASFKQSHKVEEDLKFLRSIDVEQAWNNLEKKQNSTQKVENNFNLKIWIPLIASCLVLCFLFLYQNKSPKNSKIIAIQSTKHKNDIKPASNDALLILDNGETFDLSNRNNGQIANNIKLSNDQLEYVKGHYGGAELRYNTLVVPKGGYYKLELSDGTKVWINAMSRLKFPESFGSGERKVQLDGEAYFEVSKDVDRPFIVQANGTDVKVLGTHFNVDAYSKKVRTTLEEGKVEVSNADLAIILQPGEFAESVDGRLNKGYADLAKDLAWHNNEFYFNKDNVQSIVDQLSNWYDVEAKFDQGVNRNKAITGSVDRNVPLSQVLEMLEYVSDLRFKIDGDQLIIKNK; translated from the coding sequence ATGAAGAGTAAACCTTTTATTATTGCTGAAATCATCAAAAAATCTTTAGTCGGGGAACTGTCTATTGAAGAAAAAACTGTGCTTGAAAATTGGATAAATTTAACGGATGAAAACAAAAAATTGTACGCTAGTTTTAAGCAATCCCATAAAGTTGAAGAAGATTTAAAGTTTTTAAGATCAATTGATGTTGAGCAAGCTTGGAATAATTTAGAAAAAAAGCAAAATAGCACGCAAAAAGTTGAAAATAATTTTAATCTTAAAATTTGGATTCCACTTATTGCCTCATGTTTAGTCTTGTGTTTCCTCTTTTTATATCAAAATAAATCACCTAAGAATTCAAAGATAATTGCCATCCAATCTACCAAACATAAAAATGATATAAAGCCAGCTTCAAATGATGCCTTGTTAATATTGGATAATGGTGAAACTTTTGATCTCAGTAATCGTAATAACGGGCAAATAGCCAATAACATTAAGCTTAGCAATGATCAGCTGGAGTATGTAAAAGGTCATTATGGAGGTGCAGAACTCAGGTATAACACTTTAGTTGTTCCGAAAGGCGGTTATTATAAGCTCGAACTATCAGATGGTACTAAGGTCTGGATTAATGCGATGTCCAGATTGAAGTTCCCTGAGTCTTTTGGATCAGGAGAGCGTAAGGTACAATTGGATGGCGAAGCTTATTTTGAAGTATCTAAAGATGTTGATCGTCCTTTTATAGTCCAAGCGAATGGTACTGACGTTAAAGTTTTAGGTACACATTTTAATGTTGACGCTTATAGTAAAAAAGTAAGAACAACTTTGGAAGAAGGAAAAGTTGAAGTGTCCAATGCTGATCTTGCTATCATATTACAGCCAGGAGAGTTTGCAGAATCTGTTGATGGAAGACTCAATAAAGGTTATGCAGATTTGGCAAAGGACCTGGCATGGCATAATAATGAATTTTATTTTAATAAAGATAATGTTCAATCCATTGTCGATCAGTTATCTAATTGGTATGATGTAGAAGCTAAATTTGACCAAGGGGTCAATAGAAATAAAGCAATCACCGGATCAGTTGATCGCAATGTTCCACTTTCGCAGGTATTAGAGATGTTAGAATATGTAAGTGATTTGCGGTTTAAGATAGATGGAGATCAATTAATTATTAAAAATAAATAA
- a CDS encoding Na+/H+ antiporter subunit E, whose product MIKQFLMNLLLSFIWVALTGSMYYTNFLFGFLLGFFILWVMNRNEVDQRYFYRVPKTISFLFFFLYQMIIANLQVAYDVITPKYFFKPGIVKYKMDAKSDFEINLLSTFISLTPGTLILDISEDKKILYIHVMYLHDKQKFMTELKNNVERKLLEILR is encoded by the coding sequence ATGATCAAACAGTTTTTAATGAACCTGCTGCTTTCTTTTATTTGGGTAGCATTAACAGGTTCAATGTATTATACGAATTTTCTTTTTGGCTTCTTACTTGGTTTCTTCATTCTATGGGTCATGAACCGAAATGAAGTTGATCAGCGTTATTTTTACCGTGTCCCGAAAACGATTAGCTTTCTCTTTTTCTTCTTGTATCAAATGATTATAGCTAATCTACAGGTTGCTTACGACGTGATCACACCTAAGTATTTTTTTAAACCTGGAATTGTGAAATACAAGATGGATGCTAAGTCTGATTTTGAGATCAACTTACTTTCTACCTTTATCTCACTAACACCGGGAACATTAATTCTGGATATCAGCGAAGACAAAAAGATTTTATATATCCATGTCATGTACCTACATGATAAACAAAAATTCATGACAGAGTTGAAAAACAATGTTGAACGCAAACTTTTAGAAATTTTGAGATGA
- a CDS encoding lactonase family protein codes for MKKIILFILTCFPFFGWSQNISMFVGTYTSNTESKGIYAFDFNVKTGEIALVSTTPLVDPSFLARKDNILYAVSEQGNNKGSLTAYSYNKGKFTILNTVPTKGDAPCHVSVSPYKNLITASNYSGGSFVLYGLEPNGVIGNLKDFVQHEGKGVDKARQEGPHVHSAFFSKKGNELFVQDLGLDQISIYKLIDPKSKDVKLGTDPAEVFSSAGGGPRHIAFDKKEKHMYVVLEMTADIAVYKRDGQDWLFDQSVNINPDGFTGKNGAADIKVSPDGKFLYASNRGDANTIGIFAIAKDGKLTKVANQSTSGKGPRNFNFSPDGKFLLVANQTSNEIITFSRDEKTGLLKETGKPLRVPAPVCIIF; via the coding sequence ATGAAAAAAATTATACTTTTTATTTTGACCTGTTTTCCTTTTTTTGGTTGGTCGCAAAATATTTCCATGTTTGTAGGTACTTATACCTCTAACACCGAAAGTAAAGGAATCTATGCATTTGATTTTAATGTAAAAACGGGTGAAATAGCGCTAGTATCGACCACTCCATTAGTGGATCCCTCTTTTCTAGCTCGAAAGGATAATATTTTATATGCTGTTAGTGAGCAGGGAAATAATAAAGGAAGTTTAACTGCATATTCTTATAACAAAGGTAAATTTACAATCTTAAATACAGTTCCTACAAAAGGAGATGCACCCTGTCATGTTTCTGTAAGTCCTTATAAAAACCTGATCACAGCTTCTAATTATAGTGGTGGCTCTTTTGTACTTTACGGATTAGAACCCAATGGTGTTATCGGTAATCTAAAAGATTTTGTTCAACATGAAGGTAAAGGCGTTGACAAAGCTAGACAAGAAGGCCCTCATGTACATTCTGCGTTTTTCTCAAAAAAAGGAAATGAACTTTTTGTACAAGATTTAGGTCTAGATCAAATTTCGATTTATAAATTAATTGATCCAAAATCAAAGGATGTTAAATTGGGTACAGATCCTGCGGAAGTATTCTCTTCAGCAGGTGGTGGTCCTCGACATATTGCCTTTGATAAGAAAGAAAAGCATATGTATGTCGTACTCGAAATGACAGCAGACATTGCTGTATACAAACGGGATGGACAAGATTGGTTATTTGATCAATCTGTTAATATTAATCCTGATGGGTTTACAGGGAAAAATGGTGCCGCTGATATCAAAGTATCTCCGGACGGAAAATTTCTGTATGCATCAAACAGAGGTGATGCTAATACCATTGGAATTTTCGCTATTGCTAAAGACGGAAAATTGACCAAAGTAGCAAATCAGAGTACATCTGGAAAAGGACCGCGCAATTTTAATTTTAGCCCTGACGGTAAATTCCTATTGGTAGCCAATCAAACGAGTAACGAAATTATCACTTTTAGCAGGGATGAAAAAACAGGACTTCTAAAAGAGACTGGAAAACCACTTCGTGTTCCTGCTCCAGTTTGTATTATTTTTTAG
- a CDS encoding Na+/H+ antiporter subunit C, translating to MEILLILLIGVLYATGIYLILRRSMVKLLLGIMLLGNGTNILIFLLGNITKGKPPIIRDGLKVFQDIYADPIPQALILTAIVISFGLTSFAIVLLKRVYALINTDDLDNLNTPEDEDI from the coding sequence ATGGAAATACTACTTATTTTACTCATAGGCGTATTATATGCGACAGGCATATATCTTATTTTAAGAAGAAGTATGGTTAAACTACTTCTAGGAATTATGCTACTTGGAAACGGCACCAATATTTTGATATTTCTCTTGGGTAATATCACCAAAGGAAAACCGCCGATCATTAGAGATGGATTGAAAGTCTTTCAAGATATATATGCAGATCCAATACCTCAAGCATTAATTTTAACCGCAATTGTCATTAGCTTCGGCTTAACTTCCTTTGCTATTGTACTATTAAAACGTGTTTATGCACTAATTAACACGGACGATCTAGACAACTTAAACACACCCGAAGACGAAGATATATGA